In Conger conger chromosome 5, fConCon1.1, whole genome shotgun sequence, the DNA window agacaaagggaacctgggtAAACACAACAtcttttaaatgacattttaaatttgatttaataaaaatgttatagCAGTATCACTGCAGGAAATGTCACCCACTCTTCTTTGCTAAACTGCTtttattcagacaaattggtacgTGTTCCAGCATGAATTGCTTGATGAAATTagttctctttttatttttcagaaaatgttagAAAAGCTACATGAGGAGGGTCATTTATTTGGAGTGAAAAGTGAGCTTTTTAGCAGTCTCCAGAGAAGAAAAACATTGGTAGAGTTCAGGTCAGTCCTATGAATTCAAAACGTCTATGGTGACTTCTCTGAATGTGTTTGTTGAGGAACCCTTTTAACCAAGACCAGAAGCACTGCTCTCACTATATTGCTCTGATATAAAAGCCAGTTGCCAGTTGATTATTACTGCAACATTGTAAGGCAACATTGACAATGTTTTATTGTTGATGggatttataaaaatatttgcataaaagATTGCAAAAATATTATTCTGCACTTTTGTTGTCCTTAACCCCAATTTTTcaaaaaagtgtttgtttttttcaagttCACCGAATATTGCCAAAAAGTTTCATGCCGGACACCTACGTTCCACTATAATTGGTGAGTCCCTTATCATACCATATTatctgtatttctttatttttacatcATACAGAGCTGTTGCTTTTAGAAGTGAACTtacaattgagttaattttttttacaaattatagCGTCCTGCCAGAAAGTTAGAGATGATTTGATCAGTGTTGAATGACTTGTCCCTTGAACTATATTGCAGTCAATGCATCACATTGCTTTGCCTCCATTCAGCAGGATACTTACTATGTGAATGCCACAGTACAAAACACAGCTATGCTAATGTGAGATAATGAGTAGCTGTTCTATGTGGTTTCTCTTAAATACACCAGTCATGTAGTGTTTTGCCATTGTGTTATGAAATAAGGTACTGAATTCTATGTTTGGCATTCATATTTGTGAGATCATGTACCTGAGAGCCTTTCTTCACCAGTAGATGGCAGAGCATGTATGCTCTATGACAATGTTCTGAATTATCAGATGCATAGGCTGAGTTTCAtttgagaaaatacaaaaactgttttctttgtatctatgtttttaatattttctaccCAGGTAACTTCATCGCAAATTTGAAAGAAACTCTTGGGCATGAAGTCATACGGATGAATTATCTGGGGGACTGGGGCATGCAGTTTGGTGAGTTCGCTCAAAAATGGTTATTGAAACTATTGCAACTACAGAAAATATGTATGGCCACAAACTTGAACAAACTTGTAGCATTTCAGTTCAATGTAATTTGACATGGGGCAAGTGTAGGATTTTTTGTAAATTGATGCTTGGGCTGCATTAAATGTTTAATGCGGACTAGtagtgttttagtctgaaaGAAAACCTGGTGTACAAAAATATcagtaacattttatttgacagtgGTCATCATGACATCATGACATAATGACATAGCTTTCAACCATTAATAGTCATTTTCAAATGTCATACCTCTGGTATGATACCCATGTCTTGTATTGTGTCATAAAAATGCTATGTCATAGCTTATGAATGGGCATGATACTTAATGACAGGTATTATGTAATTTCCTTGCTTTGATGACTACTGTCAAATAAGTGTGAACACAATATTTGTAGACAATTGCATTCTTTGAGAAGTTTCCTGGATATTAAGGCTGAGTAAAGCCTTTGGTGAGTACCAACATGCATATCTCAGGTTGTCATTTAACTTCATCTTAAAGGttatttcggactcctaacagtcaagagaggaattgcagcaacaaacaccctcaaaccacaacactgtttatccctccctcttctctgtgaaAGTGCTGATGTTGGAACCCCCCTCACCATTGGCtgtgtggcaattagaaccaatttttaaccaatgagcttgaatcatTGTACagttatgcaatgttttggtacagtgtcggtccgtcaactgtatgttttgaaacctgaatgTAAGGAGGATAGGCAGGGGGTGAGTCAATGAGCCtctttcaatgataggaagggatgaATGGTCTTGTTTTAAgtgctttaacacaaaaatcttacctattgttaCCCATTTGCCATTTCCTGTCTCCCTGGAATTAAGGGTTGCTGGGAGCTGGCTTTCAGAACTTCGGTTCCGAGGAAAAACTGAAAGTGAACCCCTTACAGCACCTATTTGATGTAAGTTTGGAGTCATTAGTATGTAGGGCTTCTATGCGGAATTAAATTCTAAGATGTTTAGTTGTACCTACTGAGAAATTATGAAACACAAGTGCAATTTGACCGAATGCGTGTGTAACCACTCTCCCTGTGGTATTTTCAAATAATtgtaaacctttattttattgaattaaatgGCACCTACAAAAATGTTATTGGTAGGCTTGATTTCTTTGAAGAATTTAAGCCCTGAGGGCCTCACAGAGGCAGCTATTGATGCAGAACCGGTGtagttcatttattttcactcaCATTTTGGTTTAGGAGACATTGAACGTAAAGTTACTCTGTTGTGGCGAGTTGTGCCATCTTTGAGTTTTATCCTGTCTGGTGATTTTGATTTGATGTGTCTTGCTTGGAAAATAGCTCAATAAAAAGtttaaatgataataaaaaagcacaaaatatGTGTATGTTTACCAACATAAGTACGTGTTTAATTTAAACGATTAATTCTAGAGAACAGCTTAAAAGGGCCCTTTAATATGTATATTACCCATATCGTATTAATATCACCGCCATTTATAATGCAGTATCACTGCCTCTGAAGAAGCAGCTGAGCATCCTGATAGTGATTGACACAGGTTGTCCTGCCCATTAGATCCTAAATACAGTAGATAAATAGTTTGTCATCCGAGCTCACAGGTTTTTCAACACAGGGTTTCATttctgttcagtgttcagtaggCCACTCACTGGAAGAAGGACAGATGAATGTCAATGAGTAGCAGCATCCTGCTTGCCTATTTGTCATATGGGGAGGGGATGTTGGTTTATCTGGgaaggtgagtgtgtgctctgtggctGTGAAGCAACGCGCCCGTGTGTACTCTGTAGGTGTATGTCCGGGTCAACAAGGAGGCGGAGAGCGACCAAAACATCTGGCTCACAGCTCGAGAATTCTTTCGAAGCCTGGAGCAAGGAGAGGAACAGGCTCTGTCGTTATGGCAACGCTTCAGAGATATCACCATAGAAGAGTACCAGCAGGTTTACGAGGTAGAACTGAGTGCATTTTTCATACACATTTTCCTGCTTCTGGCATCAATCATTCTGGCCTACCCAAATATGCATTCTTAATTTATGGGACAGGCCCTCTGCGTCAGAGTGGTTCTATTTGTTTTGTCAGCTTGTCCTTTGTCCGCCTGCGAGTGTGTCTTCAGTCTCTGTGTGATGTTGCTCAGCGTTTAGGGGTGCACTTCGATGAGTACTCGGGGGAGTCGTTCCATCGGAGTCAGACCAAGGAGGTCCTGCAGCAGCTCAAGGACCAAGGCCTGCTGCAAACCACTGAGTATGTTCCCAAGCTACGCGCACAATGCAGAATACAAAGTACTATGTTCCCATGCAACACCCACAGTGTCACAACACTAGCCCTGCTTTCAAGTAGTGTCAGATTTTTGGTCCCACCGAAAAAGGTCCCCATGAGCACCTGATGTCGGATGACAACATGGAGGACATTGGGATTCTAATTGCAACACGAATTGGCTGAGTTGTGACATACTCACTCTTGTCAACACAGTCTTTCGTTCTATTATCCAACCATAAAGCATGTGAGTGTGCTCTATGGTCAAGTTGTGATGTATTCCTGACATCGCTTGAAAGCTGGGCATGTTCCCAAATACAATAACCGTGTACAAACTGCTGGGTATGTTTCCATGCCACACCCACAGTGCAGAAGCAGCAATCAAACACAACCACAGTGTCATGTGAAATCGGAGTTTGGAGGGCTTGGATTCTATACACAAAAGATTCTGTACCTAGAGAAATACTTTAATTGCCACTGACCTCTATTGTGCTGACGGAAAGACGGAACGATTgtgttgattttttaaaaatgaggcATACTTTTGAAAGTGAGTACATTAATGGAAATCAATAGTGAATAAAACcacatctttttttaatgacaaatgAAAAAGGAAGCCGTTTGGAAAAGGTGACATTCGTCATTCACCATTGCCTGCATTTGAGTTCATGTTCCTTTTCAGCAGGTGTCCTTTAAATGCCccccaaagcaaaacaaaaaaaggaacaaccctagcataattttcctgttcttTAGCTCATCCAGAATTTACAGACAATTTTGAATGGACAATGTGTTGTTACTACATTACATGCCCTGAGAGACCATTTTGTGTCTTCTTTCcttcaaactgaaataaaataaatggatgaCTAAACttgagattttttatttttctgttaaaagGAAGGGGACAGGTGTTGTGGATCTCTCCTCAGCCAAAGACATGTCTTACTACTCCACAGTGGTGCGTAGCGATGGGACCTCTCTCTATATCACCAGGCAAGTGTCCCTGTCaccatatgttttttttaatgtcaccataaaaaagaaaataatgcagGGAGCCGCGGTGGCACACGGCTAATGTAATGGACCTTGATGCGGGCATCAGTTTGTTACGGTTGCACACCGTGGACTGGAGTTCGATTCTCGGTTCTGTCAGCCGGCTTGCCGCTCTGAGGGGGGGGGACTCAGTTAGTAGGATCGCTGCGCACAATAGTGCCCTGGCCACCTCGGAATTGCGGTCACGGGCGTGACGATACAGCTTGAAGAAGCTGACATTCTCAGGATCACCTGATCCATCCGGGTCGCCGAGGGACAGGGTTGTTGGCGGTGTATCCTCAGCtaagagaaaatgtttttgttttttttcttttttataatgcATTGCAAACTATTGAAATACTACAGGGATGGTGATTGGTCATTTTTATGTGCTCTCACAGAGATCTCGCTGCAGCCATCGATCGAAAggaaaaatatgcatttgatGAGATGATATATGTGGTAAGGAGCATCTGACATTTCTCCGCTGTTTCTCCTGCTGTAAAAAGGGTGGGAAAGGACGAGACCTGCTGACTGGCTTGTGTTGTTCTTCCTGTGAAGACAGATAAAGGCCAGAGTGGCCATTTTCAGCAGATATTCCAGATTCTCCAGGCCATGGGATACGAGTGGGCACAGAGGTAAACACCCATCACTACAGACTCAGCAGCACTCCTCATGCTCTGTGTTTCAACAGTCTCACTCAGCTCAAATGATGCTTAAATCCCAGGAAGCTTATTAAATCATGTTATTAAAGTTATAAAAGTTATTAAATCATGAAATGGACATTCAATGAACGTGCAGAGCAACATTTTGCATGCAGAACTCACTTGAAAATTTCTTTTGAAAAACATGGCGAAAACAAGGGCTGGTTCTGTGGTCGCTGTAGGACCTGAATTCTGTCTTGGTTACTGTGGTTAATAGATTGCAAATAAGACGGTAAATTCACGGAGCCGTAATTATTAGTGGGTAAATGTTGATCAGGACTCCACTCCTTTGTGCGGTGAAGTGACGAGCGCACTATCATAATCTACAGGCGGATTAAGAAATGCATGAGTCATTCAGCAAGTGGATAAACAAGAACACGAGACGCCGACTTGATGAACTTAGTTTCCAACCCATCAAGACCTACCCAAATATGTTTTTAGAGAATGTAATGCGGAGTTGGTTACTCTGGTTAGTATTAGACCTCAGCGCCGTGCTGGCTGCTGTGCCCAGGTttatgagggagtgtgtgttctcctctcctctgcagcTGTCTCCATGTACCCTTTGGTCGGGTTCAGGGCATGAAAACACGGCTAGGCGAGGTGGTCTTCCTGGAGGATGTCCTAGACGAGAGTCGGGTCAGGATGCTGAGGAACATGACAGCATCCAGGAGTAAGAACACGGCTCTTTTTTTACTGTCGAGCTGAGGAATTTCTCCCCTTATAATGACCGGGCATGACCAGGTGTCTCCTAGAAGAAAAGGGcttatttttctgcagaaagagtccaGTACTGACTCAAGGTGGTCAAGCATGAACTGAGGAGACCGAGGCGGTGTCCACCATTTTATAATCAAAAAGTGTCTTGCTAATACATAGATTATCCTACTTCTGATTGGTACACGATTGAAAACAACGTACAATGATTGGTTCCTGTAGAATGTGTATTGAGCGCGAGAGCACGGTGACCCTAACATCACACAAACAGTTCCAAATCACAAATAGCTATTTGGTCTCCCAGGGCCATCTGTTTTGTTGATTCAAGATGAAGCGTCTCCGCTAGCGATAAGATGATCGATAAGGCCATATATCCTTGAGGGATGCAAGTGCGTCAATGGCCACATGCCTGCAGTGTTATAGAGAGAAATGGGGAGACGGGAggaagagacacagacagaaatacGCACGTATACAGCCTGGTTCACTTTGACCTTCCAGATAAGAGAGGCTCTGCAGACTGCTACTTCTCTGTTTCCTTGAGGATTTAGAAAGTTTAATGTACGTTTCAATTGGTATGATTGTACAatgaatatatatgtatgtatatatctcTTCTCTGTTACTGTGATTATACTGGTGTGAAACACCCTTCTGTAAACACCCTTCCcttcaataaaatgtaaagaGGAAGGAAAGCATGTCCTTCAACAACCTGTCAGTACAGCCATCCAGTGTATCTTTGAAGGCTATAGTATTTCCACATAACTCTGGCATCTGTCTTTTGGCCATGGTTCTGAAAAATACAATGAAGGCACTGGAAGAACATAATGGGTGTTCTTTTCTACAaagttcttttgttctttttagGCATTAAAGCACGCTCTTTCCTGTTTGCTATCACTCGATTCTTTCTTgaacattaaaatatttgaaactcaaacacatcaaaaaaaacatttgtggtGAATCATTTAAAGCTAATATGACcagatacattttacatttaagtaTGATATATTTTTACTTGTAACAATTACTTGTCTTCTGAACCTAATTTTCAACAGAATTGTGCCTGTTCTCTGTATTTTTGTGGCTACTGTCTTTCATTTCCCTCAGCCACTAAAGACCTGGAAGATCCTGAAGACACAGCTCAGAAAGTGGGGATTAGTGCTCTCATAATTCAGGTAAATCGATCCATGTGTTCACGTTTTTCTCATGAGTTCACGGTCTGGATACGCAAGAATTGTAATATCTAAATAATTCTGTTACAATTTAACTCTGGAATTGACCCATTCTGGTGTCAATGATATGCTAGGCCTTTGTTGTGCTCCAAACCTGAGAACTGCCATGTGCACTGCCGAGATTAGCCAGTGTTGGTTTGGGATTGTAACAGTGCCATGTTGCTCTCTCCATTGCAGGACTTCATGGGCCCACTCATGTCTGACTACAAGTTCAGCTGGGACCAAGTGCTCCAGGCCCAGGGCGACACTGGGGTGTTCTTGCAGTACACACACGCTCGGCTCTGCAGGTGAGCGGAAACAGTTATGTTATAAAAATCATATGTTATAAGAGCGGATGATGGGCCAAGACCTCCAAGAGGCATGCAGCactagtcttcctcacatttataaaaaataaaaaataaaaacatttacaactTGTCTTTTGTTGTCAACTGTCAATTTAAAGGGCACCTAAAAAGGTGTATCCCCTAAAATGTGTATATAAAGGAGTTCACATatttctgaataaaatatgtatgaataatctttacaaaaaaaaaaaaaaatcttctcatAGAACAACCCTTTTGGCACCTTTTCAAATTTCCAATTGCAGACATCTGAAGGAAACCTGAAAAGTTATAATCCTAccccagaacaaaaaaaacaaccttgaACTGTCTTTGCTTGTCTTCACATGAACAAGCCTCCATTTTTACTGCCTGTTTAATTAAATCATGGTAGCCTTAGCTTGTGACATCACTTTGGGAATTGAAACAGCGGTCTTGTTTCAGCCTAATGCGGATGAATGAAAATGGTCTGGAGGCAACCTTTGATCCACAGCTTCTCCAGGAGCAGTGTAGTATCCATATACTACAGCACCTTCTGCGGTGAGATATATCTTCTGTTTGCATGTTTTAAGACTATATCACAAGGGCACCTGTTCACTTTAAGGAGACATGAGTCATGTTTCCACAGATCTGTCTTAGCTGCAGGCCAGCTGTTTATACATAGCATACTATTATTTAAGCCCATATATGGTAATACCTGGGCCTGGTAGCATATTGGCAAATTTGGTCAAGGAGGAGTGATATTTACCTTTGCCAATGTATTTTTCAATTCATTGGAGAAAATTAACCTTTTTTCTGGTTCTACTCTCGATCTGCCTATCATTGTTTTGTCAGTTTAATTCATGTTGGATTGTGCAATGATTATGCATTCCctttattatatacattttattgtaaaacagGAATAACAAATAATCAAGCATTACTTGTCCTGAAGGTTTCAAGGTTATGTTTAGCAAGGTTATATTTAATCAGCCCTTTACTGATTCAGTGCATCCTCTACATGAGGAAGTTCAGATGAGTAATAGAGTTCTGACTAGTTTTTTCACATATTAcacaccgatgagccaaaacattatgaccactcacagatgaagcgaATAACGTTGATTATCTCGTAACGTTGGCGCAAGGACTGGGATATATTAGATGGTAAGACAACAGTTGGTGTTAGATGCGGGAGAAATGGGCGTAAAgacctgagtgactttgacGAGGGCCAAATCGTTACGGCCAGACGAATGGGCCAGGCTTGTGGGGTGCTCCCGCAGTGGTGATTACCTAcccaaagtggtctgaggaaggacaaaccacaaaccagcTACCCAAGGCTCATCAATGTGCGAAGGCAACGAAGGCTGTCTCATCTGGTCCGAACCGACAGAAGGACTACTGTGGCACAAGTCACAGAAAATTTTAATTATGATTACGGGAGGgatgtgtcacaacacacagtgcattgcaCCCTGCTGCCTTTGGGGCTACGTAGCCGGAGAAACCCTGCTAAACCCTGTCCACTGGCAGATGAAGATGCTGATATCTGACCTCCAAGGCTGATAAAGGTGACATTTAAATCTTCAGCTGCTCTAGGTGAAGAGGGAAAACCTGGAATGCTGATGGACAAGTACATGCTAATCTACAGAACAAGCCAAAGCTTGTGATAAATGTCGCTCAGCTGCATTAGAATTCCTGTATTTCAGGATTTTCAAAAAGCCTATCAGAGGAGGAGCGAAATGTTGACACCT includes these proteins:
- the rars2 gene encoding probable arginine--tRNA ligase, mitochondrial isoform X1 → MACFFRRHIASKLSEALRQPEETFIPSLSAIPVSKKHQSSDFRLSVTSLLQNGILSSADDSQTKTEALVQRLKPDNVVEEVLVGRRAINFKINRSVLVQKMLEKLHEEGHLFGVKSELFSSLQRRKTLVEFSLFFSSSPNIAKKFHAGHLRSTIIGNFIANLKETLGHEVIRMNYLGDWGMQFGLLGAGFQNFGSEEKLKVNPLQHLFDVYVRVNKEAESDQNIWLTAREFFRSLEQGEEQALSLWQRFRDITIEEYQQVYERLGVHFDEYSGESFHRSQTKEVLQQLKDQGLLQTTEKGTGVVDLSSAKDMSYYSTVVRSDGTSLYITRDLAAAIDRKEKYAFDEMIYVTDKGQSGHFQQIFQILQAMGYEWAQSCLHVPFGRVQGMKTRLGEVVFLEDVLDESRVRMLRNMTASRTTKDLEDPEDTAQKVGISALIIQDFMGPLMSDYKFSWDQVLQAQGDTGVFLQYTHARLCSLMRMNENGLEATFDPQLLQEQCSIHILQHLLRYDEVLHKSLQDLQPKYLVNFLLTLCHLAATAHRTLPVKGSPTGQAEARLQLFKGTCTVLANGMKILGITPVEKM
- the rars2 gene encoding probable arginine--tRNA ligase, mitochondrial isoform X2, which encodes MACFFRRHIASKLSEALRQPEETFIPSLSAIPVSKKHQSSDFRLSVTSLLQNGILSSADDSQTKTEALVQRLKPDNVVEEVLVGRRAINFKINRSVLVQKMLEKLHEEGHLFGVKSELFSSLQRRKTLVEFSSPNIAKKFHAGHLRSTIIGNFIANLKETLGHEVIRMNYLGDWGMQFGLLGAGFQNFGSEEKLKVNPLQHLFDVYVRVNKEAESDQNIWLTAREFFRSLEQGEEQALSLWQRFRDITIEEYQQVYERLGVHFDEYSGESFHRSQTKEVLQQLKDQGLLQTTEKGTGVVDLSSAKDMSYYSTVVRSDGTSLYITRDLAAAIDRKEKYAFDEMIYVTDKGQSGHFQQIFQILQAMGYEWAQSCLHVPFGRVQGMKTRLGEVVFLEDVLDESRVRMLRNMTASRTTKDLEDPEDTAQKVGISALIIQDFMGPLMSDYKFSWDQVLQAQGDTGVFLQYTHARLCSLMRMNENGLEATFDPQLLQEQCSIHILQHLLRYDEVLHKSLQDLQPKYLVNFLLTLCHLAATAHRTLPVKGSPTGQAEARLQLFKGTCTVLANGMKILGITPVEKM
- the rars2 gene encoding probable arginine--tRNA ligase, mitochondrial isoform X3, which translates into the protein MLEKLHEEGHLFGVKSELFSSLQRRKTLVEFSLFFSSSPNIAKKFHAGHLRSTIIGNFIANLKETLGHEVIRMNYLGDWGMQFGLLGAGFQNFGSEEKLKVNPLQHLFDVYVRVNKEAESDQNIWLTAREFFRSLEQGEEQALSLWQRFRDITIEEYQQVYERLGVHFDEYSGESFHRSQTKEVLQQLKDQGLLQTTEKGTGVVDLSSAKDMSYYSTVVRSDGTSLYITRDLAAAIDRKEKYAFDEMIYVTDKGQSGHFQQIFQILQAMGYEWAQSCLHVPFGRVQGMKTRLGEVVFLEDVLDESRVRMLRNMTASRTTKDLEDPEDTAQKVGISALIIQDFMGPLMSDYKFSWDQVLQAQGDTGVFLQYTHARLCSLMRMNENGLEATFDPQLLQEQCSIHILQHLLRYDEVLHKSLQDLQPKYLVNFLLTLCHLAATAHRTLPVKGSPTGQAEARLQLFKGTCTVLANGMKILGITPVEKM